In Dyella terrae, one DNA window encodes the following:
- the mltB gene encoding lytic murein transglycosylase B produces MKLTRSRTFRIFAALFLSALGSPSFAETHPGQAQLVNEVARETGKNPQQLNALLDGASKQQSILDAISRPAEAKPWKDYRPIFLTDKRINDGVAFYREHRELLERIGQEYGVPPEYIVAIVGVETFYGRNTGKYKVLDALVTLGLYYPPRATFFREQLKVLLSLPDTQLGGPLDTLTGSYAGAQGWGQFMPSSIRDFAVDEDHDGHIDLHDSLPDIFASVANYFAKHGWVTGGPVAARAQPDGAAKPISVKDSKPQWALEQLEAWGYAPLQSFNPGIDTSLQTLEGPNGPEYWFTFQNFYVITRYNRSPLYALAVHQLAEAIAKGVREGSNP; encoded by the coding sequence ATGAAGTTGACCCGTTCGCGTACGTTCCGCATCTTCGCGGCCCTCTTTTTGAGCGCGCTCGGTTCCCCGTCCTTCGCCGAAACCCACCCTGGCCAAGCCCAGTTGGTGAACGAAGTGGCGCGCGAGACCGGCAAAAATCCGCAGCAGCTCAATGCGCTGCTGGATGGCGCGAGCAAGCAGCAAAGCATCCTCGATGCGATCAGCCGACCGGCCGAAGCCAAGCCGTGGAAGGACTATCGCCCGATCTTCCTCACCGACAAGCGCATCAACGACGGCGTCGCCTTCTATCGCGAACACCGCGAGCTGCTTGAGCGCATCGGCCAGGAATACGGCGTCCCGCCGGAATACATCGTCGCCATCGTCGGCGTGGAAACCTTCTACGGCCGCAACACCGGCAAGTACAAGGTGCTCGACGCACTGGTGACGCTGGGCCTGTACTACCCGCCGCGCGCCACGTTCTTCCGCGAACAGCTCAAGGTGCTGCTCAGCCTGCCCGACACGCAGTTGGGCGGCCCGCTCGACACGCTGACCGGCTCCTACGCCGGTGCGCAGGGCTGGGGCCAGTTCATGCCGTCCAGCATCCGCGATTTCGCGGTGGACGAAGACCACGACGGCCACATCGACCTGCACGATTCGCTGCCGGACATCTTCGCCAGCGTCGCCAACTACTTCGCCAAGCATGGCTGGGTCACCGGTGGCCCCGTCGCGGCACGCGCGCAGCCCGATGGCGCCGCCAAGCCGATCAGCGTGAAGGATTCCAAACCGCAGTGGGCACTGGAGCAGCTCGAAGCCTGGGGCTATGCGCCGCTGCAGTCCTTCAATCCGGGCATCGACACCAGTCTGCAGACGCTGGAGGGCCCCAATGGCCCGGAATACTGGTTCACCTTCCAGAATTTCTATGTAATTACCCGCTACAACCGCAGCCCGCTTTACGCTTTGGCCGTGCATCAGCTGGCCGAAGCCATCGCCAAGGGCGTGCGTGAAGGATCCAACCCGTGA
- a CDS encoding GMC family oxidoreductase, translating into MTRMKPVDVVIVGFGWTGAILGMELAEEGVNVLALERGSYQDTSPDWIYPNIADELAYGIRGKLFQPLSRETVTIRHALSETAVPYRQYGSFLFGNNVGGAGTHWNGQHYRPSPEDMAFESHIRQRYGAKFMPSDMQIQDYGVSYDELEPFLDQFEYLCGTSGQAGNLNGTIQDGGNPFEGVRKRAYPNPPVATTYGAQLFADAAKSLGHHPFPQPASNASRPYTNPYGVRLGPCNLCGYCERFGCYMYSKASPQTTILPVLMRRSNFELRTNSHVIKVNLDSTGKKATGVTYIDAQGREVEQPADLVIVAAFQMHNVRLMLLSGIGTPYDPNTGKGVIGKNYAYQMMSSMSLFFDQDTHINPFIGAGAGGSQIVDEFNSDHFDHGPYGFVGGAYILGGQTGGRPIQQLAVPPGTPGWGSAWKRAARDSYRHTLSMQTHGSVMAYRDRYLDLDPTYKDAYGQPLLRITFDWHDNEYKMSRYVTDRMLEIAGALNPKPKQQSVTIRQSGDHYDIRQYQTTHTTGGVIMGKDPQTSALNRFQQSWDVPNVFVTGASAFPQNLGYNPTGLIGGLTYWAAKAIRETYLKNPGPMVQS; encoded by the coding sequence ATGACGCGCATGAAACCCGTCGATGTAGTGATCGTCGGCTTCGGCTGGACTGGCGCGATCCTTGGCATGGAGCTGGCCGAAGAGGGCGTCAACGTGCTCGCGCTGGAACGCGGCAGTTACCAGGACACCTCGCCCGACTGGATCTACCCAAATATCGCCGATGAGCTGGCGTATGGCATTCGCGGCAAACTATTCCAGCCACTCTCGCGCGAAACCGTCACCATCCGCCACGCCTTGAGCGAAACGGCGGTGCCCTATCGTCAGTACGGCTCCTTTCTTTTCGGCAACAACGTCGGCGGCGCGGGTACGCACTGGAACGGCCAGCACTACCGGCCGTCACCCGAAGACATGGCCTTCGAAAGCCATATCCGCCAACGCTACGGCGCGAAGTTCATGCCGTCGGACATGCAGATCCAGGATTACGGCGTCAGCTACGACGAGCTGGAGCCTTTCCTCGATCAGTTCGAATACCTCTGCGGGACGTCGGGCCAGGCGGGTAATTTGAACGGCACCATCCAGGACGGCGGCAATCCCTTCGAAGGCGTGCGCAAGCGCGCATACCCCAATCCGCCCGTCGCCACGACCTACGGCGCGCAGCTGTTCGCCGATGCCGCCAAAAGCCTGGGCCATCATCCTTTTCCGCAGCCGGCGTCCAATGCGTCGCGGCCTTATACCAATCCGTACGGTGTGCGCCTGGGGCCATGCAATCTATGCGGCTATTGCGAGCGCTTCGGTTGCTACATGTACTCCAAAGCCTCGCCGCAAACGACGATCCTTCCCGTGCTGATGCGTCGCTCCAACTTCGAGCTGCGCACCAACAGCCACGTCATCAAGGTGAACCTCGACAGCACGGGAAAGAAAGCTACCGGTGTGACCTACATCGACGCGCAGGGCAGGGAAGTCGAACAGCCCGCCGACCTGGTCATCGTCGCCGCGTTCCAGATGCACAACGTGCGCCTGATGCTGCTGTCGGGCATTGGCACGCCGTACGACCCGAACACCGGCAAGGGCGTCATCGGCAAGAACTACGCGTACCAGATGATGAGCAGCATGTCGTTGTTCTTCGATCAGGACACGCACATCAATCCGTTCATCGGCGCGGGTGCGGGCGGTTCGCAGATCGTGGATGAGTTCAACTCCGATCACTTCGATCATGGCCCGTACGGATTCGTCGGCGGCGCCTACATCCTTGGCGGACAAACCGGTGGGCGTCCCATCCAGCAACTCGCGGTGCCACCCGGTACGCCCGGCTGGGGCTCGGCCTGGAAACGCGCCGCGCGCGACAGTTATCGACACACGCTGAGCATGCAGACGCATGGCTCCGTCATGGCCTATCGCGATCGCTATCTGGATCTCGATCCGACTTACAAAGATGCCTACGGCCAGCCCCTGCTGCGCATCACCTTCGACTGGCACGACAACGAATACAAAATGTCGCGCTACGTCACCGATCGCATGCTTGAGATCGCTGGCGCGCTGAACCCGAAACCCAAACAGCAATCGGTCACCATCCGCCAGTCCGGCGATCACTACGACATCCGTCAATACCAGACCACGCACACCACCGGCGGCGTGATCATGGGCAAGGATCCCCAGACCAGCGCACTCAACCGCTTCCAGCAAAGCTGGGACGTGCCGAACGTGTTTGTGACCGGCGCTTCCGCGTTCCCGCAGAACCTGGGCTACAACCCCACCGGCTTGATTGGCGGTCTCACCTACTGGGCGGCCAAAGCCATCCGTGAGACCTACCTGAAGAACCCCGGCCCGATGGTGCAGTCATGA
- a CDS encoding gluconate 2-dehydrogenase subunit 3 family protein encodes MPSKPESPSRRVFLRQSLTAVPAVTLLGPGALAAPTAAAAPTAAAADYAPRYFTQPEWDFIKAAVDRLIPSDADGPGAVELGVPEFLDREMEGAYGHGGYWYMQGPFVPDTPPTLGYQLRYTPREFYRAGIAAVDAWCKGQHGKHFAELTPEQRDDVLHQLEKNQIQLKDVPAGMFFSQLLTNTKEGYFSDPMYGGNKQMGSWKLIGFPGARADFADWSEQPGKPYPFGPASIRGDKT; translated from the coding sequence ATGCCATCCAAGCCAGAGTCCCCTTCGCGTCGTGTGTTCTTGCGACAGTCGCTGACGGCCGTACCTGCTGTCACATTACTTGGACCAGGTGCGCTCGCTGCACCAACGGCTGCCGCGGCACCGACCGCCGCAGCTGCCGACTACGCGCCGCGCTATTTCACGCAGCCCGAGTGGGACTTCATCAAGGCCGCCGTCGATCGACTGATTCCTTCCGATGCCGACGGCCCGGGTGCCGTTGAGCTGGGTGTGCCGGAATTCCTCGATCGCGAAATGGAAGGTGCCTATGGCCATGGCGGCTACTGGTACATGCAAGGCCCCTTCGTTCCGGATACGCCGCCGACGCTGGGTTATCAATTGCGCTACACGCCGCGCGAGTTTTATCGCGCCGGCATCGCCGCCGTTGACGCGTGGTGCAAGGGCCAGCACGGCAAGCACTTCGCCGAACTCACGCCGGAGCAACGCGACGATGTCTTGCATCAACTGGAGAAAAACCAGATCCAGCTGAAGGACGTTCCCGCTGGCATGTTCTTTTCACAACTGCTGACCAACACCAAGGAAGGCTATTTCTCCGACCCCATGTACGGCGGCAACAAGCAAATGGGTTCATGGAAACTCATCGGCTTCCCCGGTGCGCGCGCTGATTTCGCGGACTGGAGCGAGCAACCCGGCAAGCCCTATCCCTTTGGCCCGGCTTCGATTCGCGGGGACAAGACATGA
- a CDS encoding cytochrome c — translation MNTQRRSRGGRGWLTALIVIIVLVLLAWLATKVFRGGGDPGANLPTPVTDAMVKQGEYLARAGDCAACHTAPGGKPFAGGLPMASPVGTIYSSNITPDPTTGIGDYTYGDFERAVRRGISREGRTLYPAMPYPSYSRVSDQDIQALYAYFTKAVAPVQQANRKTDIPWPLSMHWPLTYWRWFFAPKVEPATTPAPDAVVARGAYLVEGLGHCGACHTPRAITLQEKALSDHNGKVYLSGGESDNWIVPSLRGEPATGLGSVSEKELVTLLRDGRGERSATFGGMADVVEHSTRFMNDDDLTAIARYLKALTPAREETAITYDDAAHQALKQGNVAATGAQLYVDNCAACHRTDGNGYGEVYPALAGNPVVNGDRPGSLIRMVLHGGTMPIGREAPAQFTMPPFDHRLTDEQVAQVVTFIRTSWGNRGAAVTAAQVHEMRGKVGEGKAGMTAYDPRRSAE, via the coding sequence ATGAACACGCAACGGCGTTCCCGCGGCGGTCGCGGCTGGCTGACCGCGTTGATCGTGATCATCGTGCTGGTGCTGCTGGCATGGCTCGCTACCAAGGTTTTCCGGGGCGGCGGCGATCCCGGCGCGAACCTGCCCACACCCGTCACCGATGCCATGGTGAAACAAGGCGAATACCTCGCCCGCGCCGGCGACTGCGCGGCCTGCCACACCGCGCCCGGCGGCAAGCCCTTCGCTGGCGGCCTGCCCATGGCCTCGCCGGTCGGCACCATCTACAGCAGCAACATCACGCCCGATCCGACAACGGGCATTGGCGACTACACCTATGGCGACTTCGAGCGTGCCGTGCGTCGCGGCATCTCGCGCGAAGGCCGCACGCTCTATCCGGCCATGCCGTATCCGTCGTACTCGCGGGTCAGCGACCAGGACATCCAGGCGCTGTATGCCTACTTCACCAAGGCCGTAGCGCCGGTCCAGCAGGCCAATCGCAAGACGGACATCCCCTGGCCGCTGTCGATGCACTGGCCGCTCACCTACTGGCGCTGGTTCTTCGCCCCGAAGGTCGAGCCGGCCACGACGCCCGCGCCGGATGCGGTGGTCGCCCGTGGCGCCTATCTCGTCGAAGGCCTCGGCCATTGCGGTGCCTGCCACACGCCGCGCGCGATCACGCTGCAGGAAAAGGCGCTCAGCGATCACAACGGCAAGGTCTATCTGAGCGGCGGCGAGAGCGATAACTGGATCGTCCCCAGTCTGCGCGGTGAGCCCGCCACGGGCCTGGGCAGCGTCAGCGAGAAGGAGCTGGTCACCTTGCTGCGCGACGGGCGCGGCGAGCGTTCGGCGACGTTTGGCGGCATGGCCGACGTCGTCGAACACAGCACGCGTTTCATGAATGACGACGACCTGACTGCCATCGCCCGCTATCTGAAGGCCCTCACACCCGCCCGGGAAGAGACGGCGATTACCTACGATGACGCCGCGCACCAGGCGCTCAAGCAGGGCAACGTGGCCGCCACGGGCGCGCAGCTCTACGTCGACAACTGCGCCGCCTGCCATCGCACCGACGGCAACGGCTACGGCGAGGTCTATCCGGCCCTGGCCGGCAATCCGGTGGTCAATGGCGACCGTCCTGGCTCGCTGATCCGCATGGTCCTCCACGGCGGCACCATGCCGATCGGGCGCGAAGCCCCCGCGCAGTTCACGATGCCGCCCTTCGACCATCGCCTCACTGACGAGCAGGTGGCGCAGGTGGTGACCTTCATCCGCACGAGCTGGGGCAATCGTGGTGCGGCGGTGACCGCGGCGCAGGTGCACGAGATGCGCGGCAAAGTGGGCGAGGGCAAGGCCGGCATGACGGCTTACGATCCGCGACGATCCGCCGAATGA
- the mreD gene encoding rod shape-determining protein MreD translates to MNKQRVASLWFVGTLLFALLSMLVPLPGVLQPFKPYWPALFLLYWSLESNDRVSLGLAFIIGLFADLLDGVVLGEQALRLCAIVFIALRFRSRLRFFPMWQLTLAVLALLLNDRVLLLIVRTFAGEPLPPASWWISPFVGAALWPFLFLLMDDLRMRLRIQ, encoded by the coding sequence ATGAACAAGCAGCGCGTCGCCTCCCTCTGGTTCGTCGGCACGTTGCTGTTCGCGCTGCTGTCCATGCTCGTGCCGCTGCCGGGCGTCCTGCAGCCGTTCAAGCCGTACTGGCCGGCACTGTTCCTGCTGTACTGGTCGCTGGAGTCCAACGACCGCGTCAGCCTGGGCCTCGCCTTCATCATCGGCTTGTTTGCCGACCTGCTCGATGGCGTCGTCCTGGGTGAGCAGGCGCTTCGCCTGTGCGCCATCGTCTTCATCGCGCTGCGTTTCCGCTCACGGCTGCGCTTCTTCCCGATGTGGCAGCTGACCCTGGCCGTGCTGGCCCTGCTGCTGAACGACCGGGTCCTGCTGCTGATTGTGCGCACGTTCGCCGGTGAACCGCTGCCGCCGGCCAGCTGGTGGATCTCGCCGTTCGTTGGTGCCGCACTGTGGCCGTTCCTGTTCCTGCTCATGGACGACCTGCGCATGCGCCTGCGCATCCAGTAG
- a CDS encoding rod shape-determining protein has protein sequence MFKKFRGIFSNDISIDLGTANTLIYVRGQGIVLNEPSVVAIRQDRGPGGPRAVAAVGSDAKKMLGRTPGNIATVRPMKDGVIANFSMTEAMLQHFIKQVHRSRLLRPSPRVLVCVPCGSTQVERRAIKESAEGAGARDVFLIEEPMAAAIGAGIPVHEARGSMVLDIGGGTSEVAVISLNGIVYSQSVRVGGDRFDEAIINYVRRNHGTLIGESTAERIKMEIGCAFPQTDVREIEISGRNLAEGVPRMFTINSNEVLEALHEPLSGIVAAVKSALEQTPPELCSDVAERGIVLTGGGALLRDLDRLISEETGLHVQVADEPLTCVARGGGKALELIDQHGSDFFAAE, from the coding sequence ATGTTCAAGAAGTTTCGCGGCATCTTCTCCAACGACATCTCCATCGATCTCGGCACGGCGAACACCCTCATTTACGTGAGGGGGCAGGGCATTGTCCTCAATGAACCGTCAGTCGTGGCCATCCGCCAGGATCGCGGCCCGGGCGGCCCCCGCGCTGTCGCGGCCGTTGGCAGCGATGCCAAGAAGATGCTGGGTCGTACCCCGGGTAATATCGCCACCGTGCGCCCGATGAAGGACGGCGTGATCGCCAACTTCTCGATGACCGAGGCGATGTTGCAGCACTTCATCAAGCAGGTGCACCGCTCGCGCCTCCTGCGCCCGAGCCCGCGCGTGCTGGTCTGCGTCCCCTGCGGTTCGACCCAGGTTGAGCGCCGTGCCATCAAGGAATCGGCCGAAGGCGCCGGCGCCCGTGACGTGTTCCTCATCGAAGAGCCCATGGCCGCCGCGATCGGCGCCGGCATTCCGGTGCACGAGGCTCGCGGTTCCATGGTGCTGGATATCGGCGGCGGTACGTCCGAAGTGGCCGTCATCTCGCTGAACGGCATCGTCTACTCGCAGTCCGTCCGCGTCGGCGGCGACCGTTTCGACGAGGCCATCATCAATTATGTTCGCCGCAACCACGGCACGCTGATCGGCGAATCCACCGCCGAGCGCATCAAGATGGAAATCGGCTGCGCCTTCCCGCAGACGGACGTGCGCGAGATTGAAATCTCCGGCCGTAACCTGGCCGAAGGCGTGCCGCGCATGTTCACCATCAACTCCAACGAAGTGCTGGAAGCCCTCCATGAGCCCCTGTCGGGCATCGTGGCCGCGGTGAAGTCGGCGCTGGAACAGACCCCGCCGGAACTGTGCTCCGACGTCGCCGAGCGCGGCATCGTACTCACCGGTGGCGGTGCGCTGCTGCGCGACCTGGACCGTCTCATCTCCGAGGAAACCGGTCTGCACGTGCAGGTGGCCGATGAGCCGCTGACCTGCGTGGCCCGTGGTGGTGGCAAGGCGCTGGAGCTGATCGACCAGCACGGCAGCGATTTCTTCGCTGCTGAATAA
- the mreC gene encoding rod shape-determining protein MreC: MALAREDSSPLFAGTVAGTLRLMFYLALAMVLMVLDHRNGWMWRVRYATSVVVEPIYRLAGLPAAGMRTLSVAFADRKMLTEQNQRLREDLLLANAKLNRMASVAEQNERLKELLATQRSLELNVQLARVIGVDLGGSPHRLMLNLGAREGVHQGQAVIDAHGVMGQVIEVLPTTSVVMLVTDPNHAVPVTVERTGLRTVAFGSRDGGMLSLPNVPMAADVRAGDKLLTSGLGGRFPPGFPVGEVREVGQSPSGMFLEAHARPTADLDRSEYVLLLHDQPEPAGPPEPATPVGPPADMASPADAAASPAAGSAALAPQRTAPVTHSASANPASANPSASAPATPGAHP; this comes from the coding sequence ATGGCGCTAGCGCGCGAGGATTCCTCGCCATTGTTTGCCGGCACCGTCGCCGGCACGCTGCGCCTCATGTTTTATCTGGCGCTGGCCATGGTGCTGATGGTCCTTGACCATCGCAATGGCTGGATGTGGCGTGTCCGCTACGCCACTTCGGTTGTCGTCGAGCCCATTTACCGCCTTGCCGGGCTGCCGGCGGCCGGCATGCGCACCCTCAGCGTCGCCTTTGCCGACCGCAAGATGCTTACCGAGCAGAACCAGCGCCTGCGCGAAGACCTCCTGCTGGCCAATGCCAAGCTCAATCGCATGGCATCGGTGGCCGAACAGAACGAGCGTCTCAAGGAATTGCTCGCCACCCAGCGCAGCCTCGAACTGAACGTCCAGCTGGCTCGCGTCATTGGCGTTGACCTGGGCGGCTCGCCGCATCGTCTCATGCTCAACCTCGGCGCCCGCGAAGGCGTGCACCAGGGCCAGGCCGTGATCGACGCGCACGGGGTGATGGGGCAGGTGATCGAAGTCCTTCCGACCACCTCCGTCGTCATGCTGGTGACCGACCCGAACCATGCCGTACCGGTGACCGTCGAGCGCACCGGCCTGCGCACCGTGGCGTTTGGCTCGCGCGATGGCGGCATGCTCAGTCTGCCCAACGTTCCCATGGCAGCGGATGTTCGCGCCGGCGACAAGCTGCTGACTTCGGGTCTGGGTGGTCGCTTCCCGCCAGGTTTTCCCGTGGGTGAGGTGCGCGAAGTAGGGCAGTCGCCGTCGGGCATGTTCCTGGAAGCGCATGCGCGTCCCACCGCCGACCTGGATCGCAGTGAGTACGTGCTGCTGCTGCATGACCAGCCCGAACCGGCCGGTCCGCCGGAGCCGGCCACGCCCGTCGGGCCGCCGGCGGATATGGCGTCGCCCGCCGATGCCGCGGCATCGCCTGCCGCTGGAAGTGCCGCGCTGGCCCCCCAGCGCACTGCTCCCGTGACCCATTCCGCCTCAGCCAATCCTGCCTCAGCCAACCCGTCGGCGTCCGCCCCGGCTACCCCAGGGGCGCACCCATGA
- the mrdA gene encoding penicillin-binding protein 2 produces MRKRRSIKDARSEVSLFRVRALVGFVLILIGLSVMVSRYVYLQVQRNDEFVTRSDNNRVKPRAIPPARGLIFDRNGVLLADNVPAFRLEVVPEQVPDMKAMLASIGSVIPVGEDDIDAFKKQLKQSRRFESVPLKLRLTEDEIDRFAVNRWRFPGLDVVPYLTRRYPYGALFAHVIGYVGRIDADDLNRLDPVRYKGTTHVGRSGLERSYEDMLHGTPGYELVEVNADGRTQRVLETHPPVPGKNVYLSIDVRVQRAATEAFDGRPGAAVAIDPRNGQVLAMVSVPSFDPNLFVNGIGHADYQSLTEAVDRPLYNRALRGVYPPGSTVKPFLALGGLEYGLRRPEDTVLSTGEFCIPGQSRCYRDDKRGGDGTVNMVRAIQLSTNTYFYKLAIDMGIDRLSGWMSRLGFGSKTGIDLLGEAEGILPSREWKATRSKSGWFPGETIIAGIGQGYWAVTPLQLAHATATLAGRGTPYAPRLVMATQASVKDPKDPLPNPAGQSLIHKPSDWNVINQGMEAVITGGTGQKQFIGFPLVVAGKSGTAERFSRRTNDYDNNKNTAYLAARHRAWFIAYTPTDAPRIAVSALLEAGAWGAQDSGPIVRRILEAWMASEGGAVPARPTEEPPTSVPRAAPVPEPEPDDIEDQPVATPADMPAARPSDTSNNPSDDGGSP; encoded by the coding sequence ATGCGCAAACGCCGCTCGATCAAAGATGCCCGCAGTGAAGTCTCGCTGTTTCGGGTGCGCGCGCTCGTGGGATTCGTGCTGATCCTGATCGGCCTGTCGGTCATGGTCAGCCGCTACGTCTACCTGCAGGTCCAGCGGAACGACGAGTTCGTGACGCGTTCGGACAACAATCGCGTGAAACCGCGCGCGATCCCGCCCGCTCGCGGCCTCATCTTCGATCGCAACGGCGTGCTGCTGGCCGACAACGTGCCGGCGTTCCGCCTTGAAGTGGTGCCCGAGCAGGTCCCCGACATGAAGGCCATGCTGGCCAGCATCGGCTCGGTGATTCCGGTCGGCGAGGACGACATCGATGCCTTCAAGAAGCAGCTCAAGCAAAGCCGTCGCTTCGAGAGCGTGCCGCTCAAGCTGCGCCTCACCGAAGACGAGATCGACCGCTTCGCCGTCAATCGCTGGCGATTCCCGGGTCTGGACGTGGTGCCTTACCTCACCCGTCGTTATCCGTATGGCGCGCTGTTCGCGCACGTGATCGGCTATGTCGGCCGCATCGACGCCGACGACCTCAATCGCCTCGATCCGGTGCGCTACAAAGGCACCACGCATGTGGGCCGCAGCGGCCTGGAGCGTTCGTACGAAGACATGCTGCACGGCACGCCAGGCTACGAACTGGTGGAGGTCAATGCCGACGGCCGCACTCAGCGTGTGCTCGAAACGCATCCTCCCGTGCCCGGCAAGAACGTCTACCTGAGCATCGATGTGCGCGTGCAGCGCGCCGCCACGGAGGCCTTCGACGGTCGCCCCGGTGCCGCCGTGGCCATCGATCCGCGCAATGGCCAGGTGCTGGCCATGGTCAGCGTGCCCAGCTTCGATCCGAACCTCTTCGTCAATGGCATCGGCCACGCTGATTACCAGTCGCTGACCGAAGCCGTCGATCGCCCGCTTTACAACCGCGCGCTGCGCGGCGTGTATCCGCCGGGCTCCACGGTGAAACCTTTCCTGGCGCTCGGCGGCCTCGAATACGGCCTGCGTCGCCCTGAAGACACCGTGCTCTCGACGGGCGAGTTCTGCATTCCCGGCCAGTCGCGCTGCTATCGCGACGACAAGCGCGGCGGCGATGGCACGGTCAACATGGTGCGCGCCATCCAGCTGTCGACCAATACCTACTTTTACAAGCTCGCGATCGACATGGGCATCGATCGCCTGAGTGGTTGGATGTCCCGCCTTGGCTTCGGCAGCAAGACCGGCATCGACCTGCTGGGCGAAGCCGAAGGCATCCTGCCGTCGCGCGAGTGGAAGGCCACGCGCAGCAAGTCGGGCTGGTTCCCGGGCGAGACCATCATCGCCGGCATCGGCCAGGGCTACTGGGCCGTCACGCCACTGCAGCTCGCCCATGCGACGGCCACGCTTGCCGGGCGCGGTACGCCGTATGCACCGCGACTGGTGATGGCCACGCAGGCGAGCGTGAAGGATCCCAAGGATCCCTTGCCCAACCCGGCGGGCCAGAGCCTCATCCACAAGCCCTCCGACTGGAACGTGATCAACCAGGGCATGGAAGCGGTGATCACCGGTGGTACGGGCCAGAAGCAGTTCATCGGCTTCCCGCTGGTCGTCGCGGGCAAGAGCGGCACGGCCGAGCGCTTCTCGCGTCGTACCAACGACTACGACAACAACAAGAACACCGCATACCTCGCGGCGCGCCACCGCGCCTGGTTCATCGCCTACACGCCCACCGACGCCCCGCGCATTGCCGTTTCGGCCCTGCTTGAAGCCGGTGCCTGGGGTGCGCAGGATTCGGGCCCGATCGTGCGCCGCATTCTCGAAGCCTGGATGGCAAGCGAGGGTGGGGCCGTACCGGCTCGCCCGACGGAAGAGCCGCCGACCAGCGTGCCACGCGCAGCACCCGTGCCCGAACCTGAGCCCGATGACATCGAAGATCAGCCCGTCGCGACGCCAGCTGACATGCCTGCGGCGCGCCCGTCCGACACCAGCAACAACCCATCGGACGACGGAGGCTCACCGTGA
- the rodA gene encoding rod shape-determining protein RodA, translating into MTRPRIDLPLAGGLFLLAMVGLVTLYSAGGGNMSLVGGQAGRFVLGAGLLLLISRIPPTVLRSWTPWLYVASTGLLVVVALLGEGRGAYRWLDLGVMRFQPSELLKLTMPMMVAWYLHPRQLPPSWKDIIVVGILIAIPAGLIAEQPDLGTALLVAGAGAFALFLSGMAWWKIGSLLAVVGGMIPVAWHFLHEYQRNRVRTLLDPESDPLGNGWHIIQSQIAVGSGGMFGKGWQHGTQSRLDFLPEHTTDFVFAVFSEEFGLVGVIAIVLLYAFIIGRCLWIAMEARDTYSRLLAGAIGMSFFVYVFVNGGMVAGMLPVVGVPMPLVSYGGTSAVSLLTGFGVLMSIHANRKVH; encoded by the coding sequence ATGACGCGGCCGCGCATCGATCTTCCCCTCGCGGGCGGGTTGTTCCTGCTTGCGATGGTGGGGCTGGTCACGCTGTACAGCGCTGGTGGCGGCAACATGTCGCTTGTCGGCGGCCAGGCAGGACGCTTCGTGCTGGGCGCCGGTCTGTTGCTGCTGATTTCGCGCATCCCGCCGACCGTACTGCGCAGTTGGACGCCATGGCTCTATGTCGCCAGCACCGGCCTGCTGGTTGTCGTAGCCCTGCTCGGTGAAGGTCGAGGCGCGTATCGCTGGCTTGATCTTGGCGTGATGCGCTTCCAGCCATCGGAACTCCTCAAGCTCACCATGCCGATGATGGTGGCCTGGTACCTGCATCCGCGCCAGTTGCCGCCGAGTTGGAAAGACATCATCGTCGTCGGCATCCTCATCGCGATTCCCGCCGGCCTGATCGCCGAGCAGCCCGACCTCGGTACGGCATTGCTCGTCGCCGGCGCCGGTGCCTTCGCGCTGTTCCTGTCGGGCATGGCGTGGTGGAAGATCGGCAGCCTGCTCGCCGTTGTCGGCGGCATGATTCCCGTTGCCTGGCACTTCCTGCACGAATACCAGCGCAATCGCGTGCGCACTTTGCTCGATCCCGAATCCGATCCGCTTGGCAACGGCTGGCACATCATCCAGTCGCAGATCGCCGTCGGTTCCGGCGGCATGTTCGGCAAGGGCTGGCAGCACGGCACGCAGTCGCGCCTGGACTTCCTGCCTGAGCACACCACGGACTTCGTGTTCGCCGTGTTCTCCGAGGAGTTCGGCCTGGTCGGCGTCATCGCCATCGTCTTGCTGTACGCCTTCATCATCGGCCGTTGCCTGTGGATCGCGATGGAAGCGCGCGATACGTACTCGCGTTTGCTCGCCGGCGCGATCGGCATGAGTTTCTTCGTCTACGTTTTCGTAAACGGCGGCATGGTCGCCGGTATGTTGCCGGTCGTCGGCGTGCCGATGCCGCTGGTGAGTTATGGCGGTACCTCGGCGGTGTCGTTGCTTACCGGCTTCGGCGTGCTGATGTCGATCCACGCCAACCGCAAAGTTCATTAG